A stretch of Flavobacteriales bacterium DNA encodes these proteins:
- a CDS encoding GIY-YIG nuclease family protein codes for MKGGWVYLMTNKHNTTLYTGVTSNIMKRVLQHKKGVFPESFTDQFLCHKLVWFEFVPTIEGAIAQEKRMKRWRRAWKEELIAKANPEWKDLSEDWYHAKDFE; via the coding sequence ATGAAAGGCGGTTGGGTGTACCTCATGACCAATAAGCACAACACCACGCTGTACACCGGCGTCACCAGCAACATCATGAAGCGCGTCCTACAGCACAAGAAGGGCGTGTTCCCCGAATCATTCACCGACCAGTTCCTCTGCCACAAGCTGGTGTGGTTCGAGTTCGTGCCCACCATCGAAGGCGCCATCGCGCAAGAGAAGCGCATGAAACGCTGGCGGCGCGCCTGGAAGGAAGAGCTCATCGCCAAGGCCAACCCCGAATGGAAGGACCTGAGCGAGGACTGGTACCACGCGAAGGATTTCGAGTGA
- a CDS encoding T9SS type A sorting domain-containing protein — protein sequence MQQAPALLLLLSGTACAAQTVVGPDAPEMSIAFDGTVLSFTLTNPAGSNNENGMYAEAFTPVDPTPDPFWRFQGYAIYELTPDDANDSLMFVVQDLERAQAIAWTDVADGVLSAWNNFILDGDSCTSGEWSFEDDGAVMEFSSAVSAITGQAWHPDSTYCFVAMAFATTPHFMHPGCGTEQTMLFSRRSPFGSLQAYCITPSTVGIGEQASTGMQLWPNPVSEVLHVRAPAAGNWQATCFDAEGRAVLQQRMAAEDRIDVREVASGVYVLQLRAEGGAVIRERFIVEHDVR from the coding sequence ATGCAACAAGCCCCTGCCCTGCTTCTGCTCCTTTCCGGCACTGCATGCGCCGCACAGACCGTTGTGGGGCCCGACGCTCCGGAGATGTCGATCGCCTTCGATGGCACGGTGCTGTCCTTCACGCTGACGAATCCGGCAGGCTCGAACAACGAGAACGGCATGTATGCCGAAGCCTTCACGCCGGTGGACCCCACGCCCGATCCCTTCTGGCGTTTCCAGGGGTATGCGATCTACGAGCTCACCCCCGACGATGCGAACGACAGCCTCATGTTCGTGGTGCAGGACCTGGAGCGCGCGCAGGCCATCGCATGGACGGATGTCGCCGACGGGGTGCTCTCCGCCTGGAACAACTTCATCCTGGACGGTGACAGCTGCACATCCGGTGAATGGAGCTTTGAGGACGATGGCGCTGTGATGGAGTTCTCGTCCGCGGTGAGCGCCATCACGGGCCAGGCCTGGCACCCGGACAGTACCTATTGCTTCGTGGCGATGGCCTTCGCCACGACGCCCCACTTCATGCACCCCGGCTGCGGCACGGAGCAGACCATGCTCTTCAGCCGGCGAAGTCCTTTCGGCTCGTTGCAGGCTTACTGCATCACACCCTCGACGGTGGGCATCGGTGAGCAGGCGAGCACCGGCATGCAGCTATGGCCCAACCCGGTGAGCGAGGTGCTCCACGTGCGCGCTCCTGCGGCGGGCAACTGGCAGGCCACCTGCTTCGATGCGGAAGGCCGGGCGGTCCTTCAGCAGCGCATGGCCGCAGAGGACCGCATCGATGTGCGCGAGGTCGCCAGCGGGGTCTATGTGCTCCAGCTCCGTGCGGAAGGCGGAGCAGTGATCCGCGAGCGATTCATCGTGGAGCACGACGTTCGCTGA
- a CDS encoding pyridoxine 5'-phosphate synthase: protein MTRLSVNINKLATLRNARGGDNPDVLRWAVDIQRFGAQGITVHPRPDERHIRRADAVALRPLVTTEYNIEGYPSDGFIALVLACRPDQVTLVPDPPGVLTSNAGWDARGQKPLLREVIARMKAEGIRTSIFMETDLEQIAHAAGTGADRIELYTEPYAAQYAQDPSAAVASFTEAALKAQEFGLGVNAGHDLSLQNLAWFVQQVPGVQEVSIGHALICDALTFGMENTVQLYLRELR, encoded by the coding sequence GTGACGCGACTGAGCGTGAACATCAACAAGCTGGCCACCTTGCGCAATGCGCGGGGCGGCGACAATCCCGATGTGCTGCGCTGGGCGGTCGATATCCAGCGATTCGGCGCACAAGGGATCACCGTGCATCCTCGGCCCGACGAGCGGCACATCCGCCGTGCCGATGCCGTCGCGCTCAGGCCGCTGGTGACCACCGAGTACAACATCGAGGGCTATCCGAGCGACGGCTTCATCGCGCTGGTGCTTGCGTGCCGGCCCGACCAAGTGACGCTTGTTCCTGATCCTCCGGGCGTGCTCACCAGCAATGCGGGATGGGACGCGCGCGGCCAGAAACCACTGCTGCGCGAGGTGATCGCGCGGATGAAGGCCGAAGGCATCCGCACATCCATCTTCATGGAGACGGACCTGGAGCAGATCGCGCACGCCGCCGGAACCGGAGCGGACCGGATCGAATTGTACACGGAACCGTACGCGGCTCAATACGCCCAAGACCCCTCGGCCGCTGTTGCATCGTTCACCGAGGCCGCATTGAAGGCACAGGAATTCGGGCTTGGCGTGAATGCGGGCCATGACCTCAGCTTGCAGAACCTCGCTTGGTTCGTGCAGCAGGTGCCCGGCGTACAGGAGGTCTCCATCGGCCACGCGCTGATCTGCGATGCGCTCACCTTCGGCATGGAGAACACGGTGCAACTCTACCTGCGCGAACTGCGATGA
- a CDS encoding gliding motility-associated C-terminal domain-containing protein has translation MAAARSAVVMALASAAPAAAQTFPFTSGPIPMCDTSTFTANVSGIGWLITPNGWNWGPYVDNVVLNITTNHPQTLQITLTSPSGTTLLLSAFNGAGGVNYTNTTFPYWGGNNISTASAPFTGFYNPQVGTLDVFSGENADGVWTITVIDTACAGGGTDPSGGPWNPGWFTGGNGTGAFSFGFSSPPPPCIIDMGWPSAAICQGETVDVLGYFEGNWWWDPSSTVSVYIDWGGQTVPDPYAVGASGTYYIEVLDLWNGCTYYGYYNVSVGTTITLGPDQFVAECSAAGPLDLTTYFNTAGATGQAWTLDGVAIPAATAAAATAPGLYELTASNAGCSDVAQITLSFNSDPVLGPDQAVTICQGSSADIASLFDTGGLSADWTLDGSPIPPPDAATQAGVYAVSVTTADGCTDAAEAILDVQPPPALGADQAVGLCSGTTTDLTSLFVTTGLSAAWTINGVPVGDPSAVNAGGDYLLVAVDANGCSDTAMATVSLWPGPALGADESASTCSGGSIDLTSFFSTSGLAAAWTSGGAAVPDPTAVTAAGAYTLTVTDANGCTDAANVVVSIAANPVLGPDQQVTACDNEAVDLTQLYATGASTPVWTLNGAAVADPADVTVAGSYQITLTNPAGCSSTALVTVQFNASPSLGADVQVGICDGTTHDLTSEYNTTGLTTEWWMDGAPFGDPAAADASGGYQLVVSNGFGCTDTAMIALMVHDNPDLGPDQSFELCPWHTVDLSTAFPVQGMTASYMLDSFEVADPTAVTDSGSYVVRVTDANGCSDEAMANVQPIDCLCEAGFEAEARCIQEPARFTLLADSTILSAQWSFGGAADATAQIDPQVMFSAEGEVDVILIVALSCGVDTLQRTITMDDCADSCSVWIPSAFTPDFDDRNDWWTVVGECEPEEFLIMVFDRWGELIFRSEDPEERWDGTYAGVASQDGVYVYRAYYKLPYQGRKSEIGHVTLLR, from the coding sequence ATGGCTGCGGCCCGTTCGGCCGTGGTGATGGCCTTGGCCTCCGCCGCCCCCGCCGCTGCGCAGACCTTCCCGTTCACCAGCGGGCCCATCCCGATGTGCGACACCAGCACCTTCACCGCCAACGTGAGCGGCATTGGCTGGTTGATCACCCCGAACGGCTGGAACTGGGGTCCGTACGTCGATAATGTGGTGCTGAACATCACCACCAACCATCCGCAAACGCTGCAGATCACGCTCACCTCACCGTCGGGCACCACCTTGCTGCTCTCGGCTTTCAATGGCGCGGGCGGCGTGAATTACACCAATACGACCTTCCCCTATTGGGGCGGCAACAACATCTCCACGGCATCGGCCCCCTTCACGGGTTTCTACAACCCGCAGGTGGGCACCTTGGATGTCTTCTCCGGCGAGAATGCCGATGGGGTCTGGACGATCACCGTCATCGATACCGCCTGTGCCGGCGGTGGAACGGATCCCAGTGGCGGCCCATGGAATCCAGGCTGGTTCACTGGTGGCAATGGCACAGGGGCCTTCTCATTCGGTTTCAGCAGCCCGCCGCCGCCATGCATCATCGATATGGGTTGGCCATCCGCTGCGATCTGCCAGGGCGAGACCGTGGATGTGCTCGGTTATTTCGAGGGCAATTGGTGGTGGGATCCGAGCTCAACGGTGAGCGTGTACATTGATTGGGGAGGCCAGACCGTGCCCGACCCATATGCCGTGGGTGCTTCTGGCACTTACTACATCGAAGTCCTCGACTTGTGGAACGGCTGCACCTATTACGGCTACTACAATGTGAGTGTGGGGACAACGATCACCCTTGGCCCGGACCAGTTCGTGGCGGAGTGCAGTGCTGCGGGCCCCTTGGATCTGACGACTTACTTCAACACGGCCGGCGCCACTGGTCAGGCATGGACACTGGATGGCGTGGCAATACCCGCGGCAACCGCGGCAGCGGCAACGGCGCCGGGCCTTTATGAATTGACCGCCTCGAATGCCGGCTGCAGCGATGTGGCGCAGATCACCTTGTCCTTCAATAGCGATCCGGTGCTGGGTCCTGATCAAGCGGTGACCATCTGCCAGGGAAGCAGCGCCGATATCGCATCGCTCTTCGATACGGGTGGCCTTTCGGCCGATTGGACACTTGACGGCTCTCCCATACCGCCACCGGATGCCGCGACGCAAGCCGGCGTGTATGCCGTCAGCGTCACCACCGCCGATGGCTGCACCGATGCTGCTGAGGCGATCCTGGATGTTCAACCGCCACCAGCACTTGGCGCCGATCAAGCGGTTGGCCTGTGCAGCGGAACCACCACCGACCTCACTTCGCTTTTTGTCACCACCGGATTGAGCGCAGCGTGGACCATCAACGGCGTGCCGGTCGGCGATCCCAGTGCGGTGAACGCCGGGGGCGACTATCTGCTTGTGGCCGTCGATGCGAATGGCTGCTCGGATACGGCAATGGCAACCGTGTCGCTCTGGCCCGGCCCGGCCCTTGGCGCCGATGAATCGGCATCCACCTGTTCCGGCGGATCCATAGATCTCACCTCATTCTTCAGCACCTCTGGGCTTGCTGCGGCGTGGACCTCGGGCGGTGCAGCGGTGCCCGACCCCACCGCCGTGACGGCCGCCGGCGCCTACACCCTCACCGTCACCGATGCGAATGGATGCACCGATGCCGCGAACGTCGTGGTCTCGATCGCTGCGAACCCTGTGCTTGGTCCTGATCAGCAAGTGACCGCATGCGATAACGAGGCTGTTGACCTCACGCAGCTTTATGCCACCGGTGCCAGCACGCCGGTTTGGACATTGAACGGCGCCGCTGTCGCGGATCCCGCGGATGTGACGGTTGCGGGGAGCTACCAGATCACCTTGACCAATCCTGCCGGATGCTCGTCAACGGCCTTGGTCACGGTGCAATTCAATGCTTCGCCGTCGCTCGGCGCCGATGTGCAGGTCGGCATCTGCGACGGCACCACGCATGATCTCACCTCGGAATACAATACGACGGGCCTCACCACGGAATGGTGGATGGATGGGGCACCGTTCGGCGATCCCGCTGCAGCCGATGCGAGCGGTGGGTATCAGCTGGTCGTGAGCAACGGATTCGGATGCACAGACACCGCCATGATCGCTTTGATGGTTCATGACAACCCTGATCTCGGCCCCGATCAGTCCTTTGAGCTCTGCCCTTGGCACACGGTTGACCTGAGCACGGCGTTCCCGGTACAGGGCATGACCGCGAGCTACATGCTCGACAGCTTTGAAGTGGCCGATCCAACCGCGGTAACAGACAGCGGCTCCTATGTGGTGCGCGTCACCGATGCGAACGGTTGCTCCGATGAGGCCATGGCGAACGTCCAACCCATCGATTGCCTCTGTGAGGCCGGCTTCGAGGCGGAGGCGCGTTGCATCCAGGAGCCTGCGCGATTCACGCTGCTCGCGGATAGCACCATCCTCTCGGCGCAATGGTCTTTCGGCGGTGCGGCGGATGCCACTGCTCAGATCGACCCGCAGGTGATGTTCAGCGCGGAGGGAGAGGTGGACGTGATATTGATCGTGGCATTGAGCTGCGGCGTGGATACCCTTCAGCGCACCATCACCATGGACGACTGCGCCGATTCATGCAGCGTATGGATCCCGAGCGCCTTCACGCCTGATTTCGATGACCGGAACGATTGGTGGACCGTGGTGGGCGAATGCGAGCCGGAGGAGTTCCTGATCATGGTGTTCGATCGCTGGGGCGAACTCATCTTCCGCTCCGAGGACCCCGAAGAGAGATGGGACGGCACCTACGCGGGCGTGGCCTCGCAGGACGGCGTGTACGTGTACCGTGCGTACTACAAGCTGCCTTATCAGGGCCGCAAGTCGGAGATCGGGCACGTTACGCTGCTGCGGTGA
- a CDS encoding endonuclease/exonuclease/phosphatase family protein yields MTQRFALLLAFSCPLAASSQDRKEYQAALVGFYNVENIYDTVDAPGVDDAEFLPGSAKDWNSARYTSKLDRVAGVIASMGKELHPQGLAILGLAEVENRTVVEDLVKREALKARNYQVVHVDGPDRRGVDVALIFNPALYKVFAHKSYRLTAADDTSFRTRDQLLVSGVLDGDTTHVIVSHWPSRRGGEKRSAPKRKLAAELGRRIIDSLLAINADARIVYMGDLNDDPTNASVQRFLRVSGDKAKAVNGTFFNPMQEPFSKGIGTLAWRDSWNLFDQACISPALVTGAGGRYRYYGVRIFNEPYLRQTEGNFAGYPFRTYVGDNYQAGYSDHFPVFLILVKEAAGAPR; encoded by the coding sequence ATGACCCAGCGCTTCGCACTCCTCCTCGCCTTCTCATGTCCCTTGGCCGCCAGCAGCCAGGACCGGAAAGAATACCAGGCCGCCCTCGTGGGCTTCTACAACGTGGAGAACATCTACGACACGGTTGATGCCCCTGGCGTGGACGATGCCGAGTTCCTGCCCGGCAGCGCCAAGGATTGGAACAGCGCGCGGTACACGAGCAAGCTCGACCGCGTGGCTGGCGTGATCGCGAGCATGGGCAAGGAACTGCATCCGCAAGGGTTGGCCATCCTTGGCCTGGCCGAAGTGGAGAACAGGACCGTGGTAGAGGACCTGGTGAAGCGTGAGGCACTGAAGGCGCGCAACTATCAGGTGGTGCATGTGGATGGCCCCGACCGCCGTGGCGTGGATGTGGCCCTGATCTTCAATCCCGCGCTCTACAAGGTGTTCGCGCACAAGAGCTACCGCCTCACGGCTGCTGACGACACCAGCTTCCGCACGCGCGATCAATTGCTGGTGAGCGGCGTGCTCGATGGCGACACCACGCATGTGATCGTGTCGCACTGGCCCAGCCGTCGTGGCGGCGAGAAGCGCAGCGCACCCAAGCGCAAGCTGGCCGCCGAGCTCGGCCGGCGCATCATCGATTCCCTCTTGGCGATCAATGCCGATGCGCGCATCGTGTACATGGGCGACCTGAACGACGATCCCACCAACGCGAGCGTTCAGCGATTCCTGCGCGTGAGCGGCGACAAGGCCAAGGCCGTGAACGGCACTTTCTTCAATCCCATGCAGGAGCCCTTCTCGAAGGGCATCGGCACCCTCGCTTGGCGCGACTCATGGAATCTGTTCGATCAGGCGTGCATCTCTCCGGCGCTGGTCACCGGGGCCGGCGGGCGCTATCGCTATTACGGCGTGCGCATCTTCAACGAGCCGTACCTGCGCCAGACCGAAGGCAACTTCGCCGGCTACCCCTTCCGCACCTATGTGGGCGACAATTACCAGGCAGGCTACAGCGACCACTTCCCGGTGTTCCTGATCCTGGTGAAGGAAGCGGCGGGCGCTCCGCGCTAG
- a CDS encoding CBS domain-containing protein, with amino-acid sequence MHAIDLITADIPPLRPQDDVSRAMDWMEEFKVGHLPVVEGRRLVGIVKDQELVDRNDSRATVSSVMDSVEIPFARGGQHIYEVMKLFSERGLTVVPVLDDMGVYQGAITEHEALKRLAQVTNIHEPGSIVVLEMNQQDYSLFEIARLVESNDSKVLSVHTRTLPDSTRVEVTLKINREDISDVLRSFERYEYFVKSTYQGSKLHEDLRGRFDELMRYINL; translated from the coding sequence ATGCACGCCATCGACCTCATCACCGCGGACATCCCTCCGCTCCGTCCTCAGGACGATGTGAGCCGCGCCATGGATTGGATGGAGGAGTTCAAGGTGGGTCATCTGCCCGTGGTGGAGGGCCGGCGGCTCGTGGGCATCGTGAAGGACCAGGAACTGGTGGACCGCAACGATTCGCGCGCCACGGTATCGAGCGTGATGGACAGCGTGGAGATCCCCTTCGCGCGCGGCGGGCAGCACATCTACGAGGTGATGAAGCTGTTCAGCGAGCGCGGCCTCACCGTAGTGCCCGTGCTCGATGACATGGGCGTGTACCAGGGCGCCATCACCGAGCACGAAGCGCTCAAGCGGCTCGCGCAGGTCACCAACATCCATGAGCCGGGGAGCATCGTCGTGCTCGAGATGAACCAACAGGACTACAGCCTCTTCGAGATCGCCCGCTTGGTGGAATCGAATGACAGCAAGGTGCTGAGCGTGCATACCCGCACGCTGCCCGATTCCACCCGTGTGGAGGTCACGCTGAAGATCAACCGCGAGGACATCAGCGATGTGCTGCGGAGCTTCGAGCGGTACGAGTACTTCGTGAAGAGCACCTACCAGGGCAGCAAGCTCCACGAGGACCTGCGCGGACGCTTCGATGAGCTGATGAGGTACATCAATCTCTGA
- a CDS encoding alpha/beta fold hydrolase: MSTVGLHFRRLGAPGATPVVILHGLFGTSDNWGSIGKELSEPSSGAAPLDVLLVDLRDHGRSPHTEGTSYPAMAADVHALVIGLGLKDIVLVGHSMGGKAAMLFAQRWPELLKHLVVIDISPKEHGNNHAHIIEALRTADLSPGRTRKDVEAHIAQRVKEPGVVQFLLKNLYWKDEGQLAWRVNVEGLNRDLDKILAAIGPETVRVPTLFVRGGQSDYILREDIPAIKEQFVNSRVETVPFAGHWVHAQAPDEVVAWIREVAG; the protein is encoded by the coding sequence ATGAGCACTGTCGGCCTGCATTTCAGGCGGCTCGGAGCGCCCGGAGCCACCCCCGTGGTGATCCTGCACGGCCTCTTCGGCACCAGCGACAATTGGGGCAGCATCGGGAAAGAGCTGAGCGAGCCCTCCAGCGGTGCAGCGCCGCTCGACGTGCTGCTCGTTGACCTGCGCGATCATGGCCGGTCGCCGCACACGGAAGGGACTTCGTATCCTGCCATGGCCGCCGATGTGCATGCGCTGGTCATCGGGCTCGGGTTGAAGGACATCGTGCTCGTGGGCCACAGCATGGGCGGCAAAGCAGCCATGCTCTTCGCGCAACGTTGGCCAGAGCTGCTCAAGCACCTGGTGGTGATCGACATCAGCCCGAAGGAGCATGGCAACAACCACGCGCACATCATCGAAGCCCTGCGCACGGCCGACCTCAGCCCCGGTCGCACGCGAAAAGACGTTGAGGCGCACATCGCACAACGCGTGAAAGAGCCTGGCGTGGTGCAGTTCCTGCTGAAGAACCTCTATTGGAAGGATGAGGGGCAATTGGCCTGGCGCGTGAATGTGGAAGGCTTGAACCGCGACCTGGACAAGATCCTGGCGGCCATCGGCCCAGAGACCGTGCGCGTGCCCACGCTCTTCGTACGTGGAGGCCAGAGCGACTACATCCTGCGCGAGGACATCCCTGCCATCAAAGAGCAATTCGTGAACAGCCGGGTGGAGACGGTGCCCTTCGCCGGGCACTGGGTGCATGCCCAAGCCCCGGATGAGGTAGTGGCATGGATCAGGGAAGTGGCGGGGTGA
- a CDS encoding YHYH protein yields the protein MRLIALPITLLASLSVFAQGPTVTSWILNPGNETGYAGIASNVQSVHYTANDVYVTCTCIPGYDIGPWTANPNLPANQDFCFKVTRNPVQNTGTLVNTPLGHIGVWRNGVSIFNAKDGMSYNNQGIWNRDALVFEGISFDVCLGHPAPNGEYHHHVSPNCLYDHLDDEAHGDLIGYAFDGFPIYGSHGFANSDGSGGIARIRSSYQLRPITDRTTLPNGTVLNANQYGPAIGGQYPLGAFLEDYEYVAGSGDLDVHNGRFCVTPEYPDGIYAYFVTLNAQYQPAYPYVLGPTYYGTVQPGNTGPASGHSTIPGTAVLYDPLATAIERVNAESLTLFPIPSDEVVHIRTSGSPVRTVEVIDAQGRIVLASIASGITQVDLGELPFGAYTARLILDDGSVVNKAVVRQ from the coding sequence ATGAGACTGATCGCCCTCCCGATTACCCTGCTCGCTTCATTATCCGTCTTCGCCCAAGGCCCCACGGTTACCAGTTGGATCCTCAATCCCGGCAACGAGACGGGCTACGCGGGGATCGCCTCCAATGTGCAATCGGTCCACTACACGGCGAATGATGTCTATGTGACCTGCACGTGCATCCCGGGCTACGACATCGGCCCGTGGACCGCCAACCCTAACCTGCCCGCCAACCAGGACTTCTGCTTCAAGGTCACGCGCAACCCGGTTCAGAACACCGGCACCTTGGTGAACACGCCGCTGGGCCATATCGGCGTGTGGCGCAATGGCGTGAGCATCTTCAACGCCAAGGACGGCATGAGCTACAACAACCAGGGCATCTGGAACCGCGATGCGCTGGTGTTCGAGGGCATCAGCTTCGATGTGTGCCTGGGCCACCCCGCGCCGAACGGCGAGTACCACCACCACGTGAGCCCCAACTGCCTCTATGACCATCTCGATGACGAGGCGCATGGCGATCTCATCGGCTACGCCTTCGACGGCTTCCCCATCTATGGCTCGCACGGCTTCGCGAATTCCGATGGCAGCGGCGGAATCGCGCGCATCCGCAGCAGCTACCAGCTGCGCCCCATCACCGACCGCACGACGCTGCCAAACGGCACGGTGCTCAACGCCAATCAATACGGTCCGGCCATCGGCGGCCAATACCCCTTGGGCGCCTTCCTCGAGGATTACGAATACGTCGCGGGCAGCGGCGACCTCGATGTGCACAACGGCCGCTTCTGCGTGACGCCGGAATACCCCGATGGCATCTATGCCTACTTCGTCACCCTCAACGCGCAGTACCAGCCGGCCTACCCCTACGTGCTCGGCCCCACGTACTACGGCACCGTGCAGCCGGGGAACACCGGGCCTGCGAGCGGGCACAGCACGATCCCCGGAACCGCCGTGCTCTACGACCCGCTCGCAACGGCCATCGAGCGCGTCAACGCAGAATCGCTCACGCTCTTCCCCATCCCTTCGGATGAGGTCGTCCACATCCGCACGAGCGGATCACCCGTGCGCACCGTGGAGGTGATCGATGCGCAAGGCCGGATCGTGCTTGCCTCGATCGCATCGGGCATCACGCAAGTGGACCTCGGCGAGCTTCCTTTCGGAGCCTACACCGCGCGCCTCATCCTCGATGATGGATCAGTGGTGAACAAGGCGGTGGTGCGGCAGTGA
- a CDS encoding S8 family serine peptidase gives MRRTLALLLIASSLIACRREELNETAGAEQGPVLQERSDPQAVPDGEPLTQADLDRTVISLLEARNDFRWEWVDMRTLWSAVQYNDHSLAIGYQPAGASGVEDALHDINIQSTHWRAVHDALIDRVLTELNSGRTTGRITLDDILVEDDPVLPVITLRITDKHVITMLHNLRNVRYLEPLDYWPAAGQEDGRSTSGCSGSTTALNAADVTTITPNARLPWNFNNHSVPAAWNSATGAGITVGVIDAGISSSQPLIGSDFNNGDSNVGRTMSAGYTFGGSAFSSCTHGTSMSGQAVGPRNANGAATGVAYRSNLVFLRGCEDVVLDLSSEKTAVKNALVQMGDNTSVRVISMSIGSPFSSGVLSDGVNYAYGKGKMIMAAAGTSFSWTSWWGVIYPAALTKCVAVTGVKESGAKCSSCHDGSQVDLTICMERNASSSRNSLSLPPSGTTPTYIGGSSSATSTAAGIAALVWSAKPSATRAQVLQCLTSTAQFAGSPSSSKGYGNINASAAVNCALAL, from the coding sequence ATGCGCCGCACCCTCGCCCTTTTGCTGATCGCAAGCTCCTTGATCGCCTGCCGCCGCGAAGAACTGAATGAAACAGCCGGCGCGGAGCAAGGCCCCGTGCTGCAAGAGCGATCCGATCCACAGGCCGTGCCCGACGGCGAACCGCTCACGCAAGCCGACCTGGACCGGACCGTGATCAGCCTGCTCGAGGCCCGCAACGACTTCCGATGGGAATGGGTCGACATGCGCACTTTATGGAGCGCCGTGCAATACAACGACCACAGCCTGGCCATCGGCTATCAGCCTGCCGGCGCGAGCGGCGTTGAGGATGCCCTGCATGACATCAACATCCAGAGCACCCATTGGCGGGCCGTCCATGATGCGCTCATCGATCGGGTGCTCACCGAGCTGAACAGCGGACGCACCACTGGGCGCATCACCCTCGATGACATCCTCGTGGAAGACGATCCCGTGCTGCCGGTCATCACCTTGCGCATCACGGATAAGCACGTGATCACCATGCTGCACAACCTGCGCAACGTGCGCTACCTCGAGCCCTTGGATTACTGGCCTGCAGCTGGCCAAGAGGACGGGCGCAGCACGAGCGGGTGCAGCGGATCCACCACCGCGCTCAATGCAGCGGACGTCACCACGATCACCCCGAATGCCAGGCTGCCCTGGAACTTCAACAACCATTCGGTGCCTGCCGCCTGGAACAGCGCAACGGGCGCTGGCATCACCGTGGGCGTGATCGACGCCGGGATCAGTTCATCGCAGCCCTTGATCGGCAGCGATTTCAATAATGGGGACAGCAACGTGGGCCGTACCATGAGCGCGGGCTACACCTTCGGCGGCTCGGCCTTCAGCAGCTGCACGCACGGCACCAGCATGAGCGGCCAGGCCGTGGGCCCTCGGAACGCGAATGGCGCCGCAACCGGCGTGGCCTACCGCAGCAACCTCGTCTTCCTGCGCGGGTGCGAGGATGTGGTGCTCGACCTCAGCAGCGAGAAGACAGCGGTGAAGAACGCCCTGGTCCAGATGGGCGACAACACCTCGGTGCGCGTGATCAGCATGAGCATCGGATCGCCCTTCAGCAGCGGCGTGCTGAGCGATGGCGTGAACTACGCTTACGGCAAAGGCAAGATGATCATGGCCGCAGCGGGCACCAGCTTCAGCTGGACCAGCTGGTGGGGCGTGATCTACCCCGCGGCGCTGACCAAATGCGTGGCCGTGACCGGGGTGAAGGAGAGCGGGGCGAAATGCTCCAGCTGCCACGACGGCAGCCAGGTCGATCTCACCATCTGCATGGAGCGCAACGCGAGCAGCAGCCGCAATTCGCTCAGCCTTCCGCCCAGCGGCACCACACCCACCTACATCGGAGGAAGCAGCAGCGCTACCAGCACGGCAGCAGGCATCGCCGCGTTGGTATGGAGCGCGAAGCCGAGCGCAACGCGCGCGCAGGTGCTCCAATGCCTCACCAGCACCGCGCAGTTCGCTGGCTCTCCCAGCAGCAGCAAGGGCTACGGCAACATCAACGCATCGGCCGCGGTGAACTGCGCATTGGCCTTGTAG